The nucleotide window GATAAGCTAAAGTAACGTAACCAGAGAAGTAGAGGTAATCTACAGCCGCTGCACCTACTTCATCCGGATTTTGCATTGCACGCATACCTATTTGCATAGTGAGGTCGCCCCATTCTTTGTTCAGCGCAGCAAGTGGCTCAACAAATTCTTTCATGGCAGGATTGTCTTTATTTGCTTCTACAAACTTGTGAACAATCTTAGTGAAATCACGAAGCATTGCACCTTGAGTTTGTAAAACTTTACGGCCTAACAAGTCC belongs to Desulfonatronum sp. SC1 and includes:
- a CDS encoding acyl-CoA dehydrogenase C-terminal domain-containing protein, giving the protein DLLGRKVLQTQGAMLRDFTKIVHKFVEANKDNPAMKEFVEPLAALNKEWGDLTMQIGMRAMQNPDEVGAAAVDYLYFSGYVTLAYLWARMALVAQEKLAAGTTDVDFYNAKVTTARFYFKKILPRVRSHVDVIAGGLDPLMALDAEHFAF